One segment of Nostoc piscinale CENA21 DNA contains the following:
- a CDS encoding superoxide dismutase, producing the protein MAFTQPPLPFDFNALEPYGMKAETFEYHYGKHHKAYVDNLNKLTEGTELADKSLEEVIKISFQDSSKAGIFNNAAQVWNHTFFWNSLKPAGGGAPTGEVAARIEKDFGSFDKFKEEFSNAAATQFGSGWAWLIDDGGTLKVIKTPNAENPLAHGKKALLTLDVWEHAYYIDFRNARPAFIKNFLDQLVNWDFVAENLAKA; encoded by the coding sequence ATGGCATTTACACAGCCCCCCTTACCCTTTGACTTTAATGCTTTAGAGCCTTATGGTATGAAAGCTGAAACTTTCGAATATCACTATGGCAAGCATCATAAAGCTTATGTCGATAACCTCAACAAGCTCACCGAAGGTACCGAACTAGCTGATAAATCTTTAGAAGAAGTCATCAAAATTTCCTTTCAAGATTCCTCTAAAGCAGGTATCTTCAACAACGCGGCGCAAGTTTGGAACCACACCTTCTTTTGGAACAGCTTAAAACCAGCAGGTGGCGGCGCACCCACTGGTGAAGTAGCAGCCAGAATTGAAAAAGACTTTGGTAGCTTCGACAAATTCAAAGAAGAGTTCTCCAATGCTGCTGCTACTCAATTTGGTAGTGGTTGGGCTTGGTTAATTGATGATGGTGGTACTCTCAAGGTAATTAAAACACCTAACGCCGAGAATCCCTTAGCCCACGGCAAAAAAGCATTGCTCACCCTTGATGTTTGGGAACATGCTTATTACATCGACTTCCGCAATGCGCGTCCTGCATTCATTAAGAATTTCTTAGACCAATTGGTTAACTGGGACTTCGTTGCGGAAAATTTGGCTAAAGCATAA
- a CDS encoding bifunctional pantoate--beta-alanine ligase/(d)CMP kinase, whose amino-acid sequence MRLLTTVAALRCYLNKLRSDSQLTVSEELVADEMSSWDRTAVGLVPTMGGLHQGHLNLIKRARQENSTVIVSIFVNPLQFGPNEDYARYPRTLEQDQKLCENAGVDAIFAPTPEVMGVGAKNIQDSLITQVIPPSAMILGLCGRSRLGHFQGVATIVTKLLNLVQPDRAYFGQKDGQQLAIIKRLVADLNLPVEIVACPTVREASGLAFSSRNQYLSAAEKEQAAVLYRGLKKAEAAFKSGVRHSSQLIAVVQQEVARVSTVLLEYIELVEPTTLMSLETIEEEGMLAIAARLGSTRLIDNIILRDRQPIIAIDGPAGAGKSTVARQVAAELGLVYLDTGAMYRAITWLVIQKGIALDDECAIAELAHTCKIELTPSQDLKSPVRVWIDDVDVTQEIRTVEVTSKVSAIAAQTAVRQALVNQQQNWGKKGGLVAEGRDIGSHVFPDAEVKIFLTASVSERARRRQQDFKKQGQPEVSLEQLERDIAERDWKDSTRKVSPLQKAADAVELQTDGMNISEVAAQIINYYHQKLSQW is encoded by the coding sequence GTGCGCCTGTTGACAACAGTCGCAGCTTTACGCTGCTATTTAAATAAACTTCGCTCAGACAGCCAACTAACAGTTTCAGAGGAGCTGGTTGCAGATGAAATGAGCAGTTGGGATCGGACAGCAGTCGGTTTGGTGCCGACAATGGGCGGCTTACATCAAGGCCATTTAAACTTAATTAAACGCGCCAGACAAGAAAACTCAACGGTGATTGTCAGTATTTTTGTCAATCCTTTGCAATTTGGCCCCAATGAAGATTATGCACGCTATCCGCGCACATTAGAGCAAGACCAAAAATTATGTGAAAATGCGGGAGTTGATGCGATTTTTGCACCTACTCCGGAAGTGATGGGAGTAGGAGCGAAAAATATACAAGATTCTTTAATTACCCAAGTCATTCCTCCATCTGCTATGATACTAGGTTTGTGTGGCCGTTCACGGCTAGGTCACTTTCAGGGTGTAGCAACGATTGTGACAAAGCTTTTGAACTTGGTACAGCCTGACCGCGCCTACTTTGGCCAAAAAGATGGTCAGCAACTAGCAATTATTAAACGACTAGTGGCTGATTTAAATTTGCCTGTAGAAATTGTTGCTTGTCCGACAGTCCGAGAAGCTTCTGGTTTAGCTTTTAGTTCGCGCAATCAATATTTGAGTGCGGCTGAAAAAGAGCAAGCGGCGGTTTTATATCGAGGCTTAAAAAAAGCTGAAGCTGCATTTAAATCTGGTGTGCGTCATAGCAGCCAACTAATAGCAGTGGTACAACAAGAAGTGGCTAGGGTTAGTACTGTTTTATTGGAATATATTGAATTGGTTGAACCGACTACGTTAATGTCATTAGAAACAATTGAGGAGGAAGGAATGCTGGCGATCGCAGCTCGTCTTGGTTCTACACGTTTGATTGATAATATCATCTTGCGCGATCGCCAACCCATCATCGCTATTGATGGGCCAGCCGGAGCCGGGAAATCTACTGTAGCACGCCAAGTCGCTGCGGAGCTAGGGCTAGTATATCTAGATACGGGTGCAATGTATCGGGCGATTACTTGGCTAGTGATTCAAAAAGGAATTGCCCTGGATGATGAATGTGCGATCGCGGAATTAGCTCATACTTGTAAAATTGAACTCACTCCCAGTCAAGATTTAAAATCTCCGGTACGAGTTTGGATTGATGATGTTGATGTAACACAGGAAATTCGTACTGTTGAGGTCACATCTAAAGTATCTGCGATCGCAGCCCAAACTGCTGTACGTCAGGCCTTAGTTAACCAACAGCAAAACTGGGGTAAAAAAGGTGGTTTAGTCGCCGAAGGGCGAGACATTGGTAGCCATGTCTTCCCCGATGCCGAAGTGAAAATCTTTTTAACCGCCTCAGTTAGTGAACGCGCTCGTCGTCGTCAGCAAGACTTTAAAAAACAAGGTCAACCCGAAGTGAGTTTAGAACAACTAGAACGCGACATAGCAGAACGCGACTGGAAAGATAGCACTCGTAAAGTTTCCCCCTTACAAAAAGCTGCGGACGCAGTCGAACTTCAAACCGATGGGATGAACATCTCTGAAGTCGCAGCCCAAATCATTAACTACTACCATCAAAAGTTATCTCAATGGTAA
- a CDS encoding septal ring lytic transglycosylase RlpA family protein translates to MNQRHLWTIVALFVTLTGIPSMGRTQTTTQTTKEIQPISQKSSDGDVVKVGEYQSPTEQQNSDAVITSIHSHSIGGRQAATLYVRNIPVLTFVGSKPVASSETKQGVVGEGRGVQSYALIAGNSTKVASTGNVVSSGNQVGALENDPVQRASAIAAKINQLIQDNVDAKEITVSWKDSKTGNPAQDKSSTVQQQSSDRYTIKIKDQELVEINENTRLADTTKNLAQDALQATNRLRRLIGNADPIDKIANLPSRSPLSIPPLPQQIAVGNIRLTFRGMASFYGYDGSGSMTASGQRFNPEAMTAAHRTLPFGTKVRVTNTRNGRSVIVRINDRGPYIRGRVIDLSTAAARTIGMIGSGVAPVHIEVLGR, encoded by the coding sequence ATGAACCAAAGACATTTGTGGACTATTGTCGCCTTGTTTGTGACTCTTACCGGGATACCCTCAATGGGTCGCACTCAAACTACAACTCAAACCACCAAGGAAATTCAACCAATTTCCCAAAAATCATCTGATGGTGATGTGGTGAAGGTAGGTGAGTACCAATCCCCTACAGAGCAACAAAACTCGGATGCTGTGATTACAAGCATTCATTCTCACAGCATTGGAGGTCGTCAAGCGGCAACCCTGTACGTTCGGAACATACCAGTACTCACTTTTGTGGGTTCCAAGCCAGTTGCGAGTAGTGAAACGAAACAAGGTGTTGTAGGAGAAGGACGGGGCGTGCAGTCGTACGCCCTTATTGCTGGAAACTCAACTAAAGTGGCAAGTACTGGCAATGTAGTAAGTTCCGGGAACCAAGTCGGCGCACTAGAAAATGACCCAGTTCAAAGAGCTAGTGCGATCGCAGCCAAAATCAACCAACTGATTCAAGACAACGTTGATGCCAAAGAAATTACAGTCAGTTGGAAAGATAGCAAAACTGGCAATCCCGCCCAAGATAAAAGCTCTACTGTACAGCAACAGTCTAGCGATCGCTATACAATCAAAATCAAAGACCAAGAATTGGTGGAAATCAACGAAAATACCCGCCTAGCAGACACCACCAAAAATCTTGCACAAGACGCATTACAAGCAACCAACCGCCTACGCAGACTCATTGGTAACGCCGATCCCATCGATAAAATCGCTAATTTACCATCGCGTTCACCATTGTCAATCCCACCGCTGCCACAACAAATTGCTGTTGGTAACATCAGACTTACCTTCAGAGGTATGGCTTCCTTTTATGGCTATGATGGCTCAGGCAGCATGACAGCCAGTGGACAGAGATTTAATCCCGAAGCTATGACTGCTGCACACCGCACCTTACCCTTTGGCACAAAAGTTCGTGTCACCAATACCCGTAATGGTCGTTCTGTCATAGTACGTATTAACGACCGTGGCCCATACATCCGGGGTCGAGTCATCGACTTATCTACTGCTGCCGCCCGCACTATCGGCATGATTGGTAGTGGTGTAGCACCAGTTCATATCGAAGTACTGGGACGATAA